The sequence below is a genomic window from Microbacterium sp. cx-55.
CGATCGCACGCCGGAACCCGTGCCGGACCACCCGCGGGCCGAGGGCAGCCTGCCGATCGGAGATCCGCGCTTCGTCATCCAGGAGCATCACGCCCGCCGACTGCACTACGACCTGCGTCTCGAACGCGACGGCGTGTTCGTCAGCTGGGCCGTGCCGAAGGGCGTTCCCGAGGCGACCGACCGCAATCACCTCGCCGTCATGACCGAAGATCATCCGCTGTCGTACGGCACGTTCGAGGGCACGATCCCCGCTGGTGAGTACGGCGCGGGCACCGTCGAGATCTGGGACGCCGGCACCTACGAGCTCGAGAAGTGGCGCGACGACGAGGTCATCTTCACGCTCATCGGCCGCGAGTCCGGCCCCCTCGGTCGCGCGCGCCTCGCCCTGATCCGCACCGACGGTAGCGGCGAGAAGTCCACGTGGTTGCTGCACCGGATGAAAACGGACGCGGCCGGCGCCGCCGCCCCTCTCGTTCCCACCCGCGAGGCTCCCGCATCCGCCACGCCCGCATCCGTCGCTCCCCCCTGGCCGGACGCGCTCTCCCCCGGTCGCCTGCGGCCGATGCTCGCCGAGAACGGTTCCCCGGCGGCAGCCCGCAGCAGTGCCGGCCGATGGTCGTCCGAGTGGGCCGAGATCAAGTGGGACGGTATCCGGGCGCTCGCGTTCTGGGATGGCACGCGGATGCGGATGCGCGCGCGGAGCGGCACCGACATCACCGATCGCTACCCCGAGATCACCGGAGCCGCCGCGATCCTCGGGCCGCATCCCGTGGTCCTGGACGGCGAGGTCGTCGCGTTCGATGCCGGCGGCCGCCCGAGCTTCACCCTGCTTCAGAACCGAATGCACCTGACGAAAGCGGCGGAGATCCGCGCGCAGGTTGCCGCGACCCCGGTGCGCTTCCACGTCTTCGATCTGCTCGCCGAGGGCGGCGAGGACCTAACCGGACGCCCCCTGAGGGAGCGCCGCGGACGCCTCGACGCGCTCCTCGCGGAGGGCGACCCTGTCCTCACCGCGCCGCCCGCGTTCGACGATGTGGATGCCGCGCTCGCAGCGAGCGCGGCGTTTCATCTCGAGGGAATCGTCGTCAAGAACCCCGACGGACGTTATCGACCGGGTGAGCGCAGCGCGGACTGGATCAAGGTCAAGCACGTCCGCACGCAGGAGGTCGTGATCGGTGGCGTGCGTCCGGGCCACGGCGGCCGGAGCGGCAGCATCGGGTCGCTGCTGATGGGCATTCCGACGCCGGAGGGTCTGCACTACGTGGGCCGGGTCGGCTCCGGCTTCAGCGAGCGCCTGCTCGCCACACTCGCCGAACGGTTGGCGGCGCTTCGCACCGACGACACGTCCTTCATCGACGTTCCGGATGCGGACGCCGCCGACGCGTGGTGGGTGCGTCCGGAGCTCGTGGGCGAAGTGGCCTACGCCGAAGTCACTCCCGACGGCCGGCTGCGCCACGCGCGCTGGCGCGGGGTGCGATCGGACAAGTCAGCGAACGACGTGCACGACGAATCCTGAGCGATCCGCTCAGGCGTGCGCGTCGTGCTCGACGTGCCCCGCCGGCTCGAGCTGGAACGTCGAATGCTCGACGTCGAAGTGCGACGCCAGGCAGCCCTGCAGCTCTGTCAGGATGCCGTCCGCGCGCCCCGACGCGTAGCATCCGGCGTCCACCTCGACGTGCGCGGAGAAGACAGGGGCGCCTCGGGTCAACTGCCAGACGTGCACGTCGTGCACACCGACGACCCCCGTGGTGCCCAGGATGTGCTCGCGGATCTCGCGCACCTGCATCCCCGCGGGCGTCGCCTCGCTCAGGACGGACGCCACCTCGCGCAACAGCCCGATCGCGCGCGGAACGATCATCGCGGCGATGAGCAGCGACGCGATCGCATCCGCCGGCAGCCATCCCGTCACCAGGATGACGACGGCGGCAATGATGACGGCGACCGACCCGAGCAGGTCGCCGAGCACCTCCAGGTACGCGCCGCGCACATTGATGCTCGTGCGCTGCGCGGCGCTCAGAAGCCACATTGCGATCGCGTTCGCGATGAGCCCGATGGCGGCGACCGCGAGCATGAGGCCTCCGGCCACCTCCGCCTCCCCGGGGTTCAGAAGGCGGGTGATCGCCTCGAATGCGACCCAGAGCGACAGACCGATCAGGATGATGCCGTTGATGAGCGCACCGAAGACTTCGGCCCGCTGATACCCGAACGTGCGCCGATCGTTCGCCGGACGGGCAGCGACGGTACTCGCGATCAGTGCCACGATCAGCGCCGCCACATCCGTGAACATGTGGGCGGCGTCGGCGAGCAACGCGAGCGAACCCGACAGCACCGCCCCGACCACCTGCACGACGAATACGACCGAGGTGATGCCCAGAGAGATCGCGAGCAGCCGGCGATTGCCGGCGCCGCGAACCCCGCCAGGAGCCGGTGCGTGATCGTGCATACGACCAGGCTACGGTCGCGGGCCCGCCCCACGGGGGAACCTCACGCAATCGGGAACGAGACTGAGAACCACTCTCTCCCGCGCACCGTCCGAGCGCCGGGTCACGACGGGGCGCGAACCTCGCGTCAGCCGGCCGCCTCGCGATCCGCCCGCGCACGCCGCACGATGGCGCGGATGACGTCGGTCTTCGCGTCCGCGTAGTCGTTCATGTCGTCCCACGGCCTCGCGAGCAGCTCTCGCTTCGTGCGCTCGTAGAGCGCCCGTTCGCCCGCATCCGAACGCAGACGATCGCGGAGGAGCAGGTAGTCGTCGATGGCGAGCGCCCCTCGCGGGTAGATGTGCACGTGCACGTCGCGCCCCGGGGTGCGGACGAGACGATGCCCCGGTTCGCGCACGCGCAGCTCGTAGCCCGCGGCGAGAAGCGGGAGAAGGAAGGAGCCCTCATCGGTGATGTCGGGCACCGCGACGACGATGTCGACGATCGGCTTCGCCGACAGTCCTGGCACGGAGGTGGAACCGATGTGCTCGATGTCGACGTCGGATGCGGCGAGCGCCTCGCTGATCCGATCGTGATGCGTCCGGAAATACGCGGCCCACGCCGGATCATACGGATGCAGAGCGACGGTGATCGCTTCCGGCCCGCCCACGAGCTCCACGCCGGTGACGTCGGGTCGGGCCGGGCGGCCATGATCGTTCACCGGCTCATTCTCTCAGGGCCACCCGCCGCGCACGCCTCGGGCTCAGAGCTGCGCGAGCAGCGGGCCCAGTGCCTCGAATGCGCGGGCGCGATGCGAAGCCGCGTTCTTCTCCGCCGCCGACCACTCACCGACGGTGCGCTCCGCATCCGTCGGCTGACCATCGGGGATGAAGATCGGGTCGTAGCCGAAGCCACCGGGCCCGGCCGACGACAGCGCGAGTCGTCCGGGCCAAACCCCCTCGACGACGTGCTCGTCCGCGCCGGGAACGACGAGCGCGATCGTCGACACGAACTGCGCCGAGCGATGCGGGTCGGCGACATCCGACAGCTGATCGAGCAGCAGGTCGAGGTTCGCGGCCGCATCCTTCTTGTGTCCCGCCCAGTAGGCCGAGAAGACCCCGGGAGAACCACCCAGCACGTCGACGCAGATGCCCGAATCGTCGGCGAGGGCCGGGAGCCCCGTGTGTGCGGCCGCCGCGCGGGCCTTGATGAGCGCATTCGCCGCGAACGTGACGCCGTCCTCGACCGGCTCGGGGCCGTCGTATCCGACGACCTCGAGGTCGGGGCGCGTCGCCCGCACGATCGCCTGGAACTCCTCGACCTTGTGCGGGTTGTGCGTCGCGAGCACGATCCGCGCGCTCATCAGTCGGACTCGGCGAGCGCGGCGGTCTGCAGGTCGCGGAGGTCGGCGCAGCCGTTGACACCGAGTTCGAGCAACGCATCGAGTTCGCGCTTGTCGAACGGCGCGCCCTCGGCCGTGCCCTGCACCTCGACGAACAGACCGCGGCCGGTGACGACGACGTTCATGTCGGTCTCTGCGCGCACGTCCTCGACGTAGGCGAGGTCGAGCATGGGCTCGCCGTCGATGATGCCCACGGAAACCGCCGCGACCGAGTCGAGCAGCACGTTCGACTTCTGGCCGATGAACTTCTTCTTGCGACCCCATTCGATGGCGTCGGCGAGGGCCACATACGCCCCGGTGATCGCGGCGGTGCGAGTGCCACCATCCGCCTGCAGCACGTCGCAGTCGATGACGATCGTGTTCTCGCCCAGCGCCTTCGTGTCGACGACCGCCCGCAGCGCCCGCCCGATGAGGCGCGAGATCTCGTGCGTCCGGCCGCCGATCTTGCCCTTCACGCTCTCGCGGTCGTTGCGGCTGTTGGTCGCGCGCGGCAGCATCGCGTACTCCGCCGTCACCCACCCCTTGCCCTTACCGGTGAGCCAGCGCGGCACGCCGTTCGTGAACGAGGCGGTGCACAGCACCTTCGTGCCGCCGAACGAGATCAGCGCCGACCCCTCCGCCTGGGCGCTCCATCCGCGCTCGATCGTGATCGGGCGAAGCTGGTCGACGGTGCGGCCGTCGGTGCGGATGATGTCGGTCATTTCTCTCCTCCAGGAGCGAGCGTGTCCCACTTTTGGTCGGTATGCGGTGGCCGAAGCGGCAAAAAGTGGGACATGAAGCGGGATTTTTGGGACATGGTTCGGCCGGGGGTTCGGCCGGGGGCGGGGTGGGGCATCAGCAGGGGCATCGGTAGCGCGCGGCGGGCCGTCAGCGGGGCAGATCGATCGCGCCGGTCTGCACCAGCTGAACGGCGCTGACCTCGCGCCCCATCAGTCGGTGCGCGAGACGGATGAAGTCATCCGCCGACGAGCCGGTGGCCTCGTAGACGTGGCGGGCGACCGCATCCGGGCGCGCCAGCAAGTCGCGCGACACGAGCTGCCGGTAGACGTCCTTCGCGGTCTCGGAATCGCTTGAAACGAGACTGACGCCCTGGCCCATCACGTAGCTGATCGCTCCCTCGAGGAACGGGTAGTGGGTGCACCCGAGCACGAGCGTGTCGACGCCGGCGTGCCGGAGCGGCGCGAGGTACTCCTCCGCGACGCCCAGGACCTCCGGGGTATCGGTCACTCCCGCTTCGACGAAATCGACGAACCGCGGGCAGGCCTCGGCGAACACCGTCAGGTTCGGGTTCACCTCGAGCATGTCCTGATACGCCCGGGACCCGATCGTTCCGGATGTGCCGATCACACCGATCCGGCCGTTTCGCGTCGTCGAGATCGCGGTACGCACCGCGGGACCGATCACCTCGACCACCGGCACGTCGTAGCGCTCGCGCGCATCGCGCAACATGGCGGCGGATGCGGTGTTGCACGCGATCACGAGCATCTTCACGCCCTGTTCGACCAGGGTGTCGAGGATCTCGAGCGAGTAGCGGCGCACGTCCGCGATCGGCTTCGGACCGTACGGAGATCGCGCGGTATCGCCGATGTAGACCAGCGATTCGCGGGGCAGCAACTGAGAGATGGCCCGGGCGACCGTGAGCCCGCCGACCCCGGAGTCGAAGATCCCGATCGGCGCGTCGTCCACGAGAACCCACCCTACCCGCGCTCGGTAGAGTGACCGGCATGCCCGCCTCTACGGCTCTGCTGACAGACCGCTACGAACTGACCATGCTCGAGGCCGCTCTCCGTGACGGCACCGCGACCCGGAGATGCGTGTTCGAACTCTTCGGGCGCCGCCTGCCCGGCGGCCGCCGGTTCGGCGTCCTCGCCGGCACCGGCCGCCTGCTCGGAATGCTCGAGGACTTCCGGTTCGGCGACGACGAACTGCGCTACCTCCGTGACCACGGGATCGTGGATGCGGCCAGCCTCGCGTACCTCGAGTCCTTCCGGTTCACCGGCTCGATCACCGGCTACCGCGAGGGCGAACTGTACTTCCCGGGGTCGCCGGTGCTCACCGTCGAGGGCACGTTCATCGAGGCAGTCGTCCTCGAGACCCTCGCCCTCAGCGTGCTGAATCACGACTCCGCCGTCGCGACCGCGGCCGCGCGAATGTCGATCGCCGCGGGTGATCGCCCGCTCGCCGAGATGGGATCGCGGCGAGCCTCGGAGCACTCGGCCGTCGCTGCGGCCCGCGCCGCCTACATCGCCGGCTTCGATGCGACCAGCAACCTGGAGGCCGGTCGCGTGTGGGACGTCCCGACGATGGGCACCGCTGCGCACGCGTGGACGCTCCTGCACGACAGCGAGGAAGAAGCGTTCCGATCGCAGATCGCCGCCCAGGGCCTCGGCACGACGCTGCTGGTCGACACCTACGACATCCGCCGCGGCGTCGAGACGGCGATCCGCGTCGCCGGCCCGGGGCTCGGCGGCGTGCGGATCGACTCCGGCGACCTTCCCGTCGTCGCCGCGGAGGTGCGCGCGCTCCTTGACGGACTAGGCGCGACGGGCACCCGCATCACCGTCACGAGCGATCTCGACGAGTACGCGATCGCCGCGCTGGCGGCCTCACCGGTCGACGCGTACGGCGTCGGCACGTCGGTCGTCACCGGATCCGGCTCACCGACCGCCGGGATGGTCTACAAGCTCGTGGCACGTCAGGGCGCCGACGGCGGATGGGTTGCGGTCGCGAAAGCGTCTGCCGAGAAGGCCTCCACCGGGGGGCGCAAGGCCGCTTTCCGCCGCCTCGTCGGTGGCGTCGCGACGGAGGAGACCATCGTCGTGGCCGACGGTTTCGAGCCCATGGAGACTGCGGCGCAGCATCCGGATGCCCGGCCACTGCAGGTGACGTTCGTGCAGGGCGGCGAGATCGACACGGAGTTCACGGGGCCGGCCGGAGTTCGCGCAGCTCGGACGCATCATCGCGTCGCACGGGCCGAACTGCCGGTCCAGGCGCAGGGGCTCAGCCGCTCGGACCCCGCGATCCCCACCGTCTTCGTGTGAGAACCGGTCAGAACTGCAGGGACTCGTAGATCTCTTTGCACTCCGGGCAGATCGGGAACTTCTCCGGGTCGCGGCCCGGGGTCCACTTCTTGCCGCAGAGGGCGCGCACGGGCTTGCCGCTCAGCGCCGACTCGAGGATCTTCTCTTTCTTCACGTAATGCGAGAAACGCTCGTGATCGCCGGGTTCGATACTCTCCTCGCGGATGAGCTCTTCGAGCTCGCGGTCGAGAGTGGCGATTCCGCCCTGGTCGGGGCTGTCGAGAGGCGTGCTCATGGTCTGCCAGTGTAGCCCGAGCCGAGTACCGATGGCCCGGATGCGGTAATCAGTAGGCCGCTTCGACGAACTCCATGAGGGCGCCCGAACGGCGCTCGAACAGCACGGCACCGATCGCCAAGCCCACCGCGAAGACGACGACGCCGGTGACGATTCCGGAGACGAGGGCCACCCCCGCGTAGCTCGGATCGCCGGTGACGGCGAGCCACGCCCACCAGAGGGTCGGGATGCTGACGACGAGGGCACCGAGCATGACCAGCGCCTGCCCGGCGAGACCGGCGGAGCCGGTGCGCTGCGGCTGCTGGAACGGGCTGTCTCCCGGTCGCGAGACGGCATAGGGCGCGGCCACCGACGAAATCGAAGACAGGCCCAGGGCGGCGAGGAAGAGGCTCGCCGTCACCCCGATCAGAGCCGGGAGGTGCGCCCAGCGCCCGTTGACGGCGATCGCGAGCGGGATGACGATGGCGAACGCCGGGATGCCGATCACCAGGATCGGCACGAGCCGGCCGACGCGGTCGGAGATGCCACGCACTCCAGAGGCGATGTGCAGCCAGACGGCGGTGGAGTCGTACGCGAGGTCGTTGTGCGGCAGCCAACCGAAGAACAGCGCGATGATCGGCACAGGAACGAGCGCGACGATCTCCGGCGGCACTCCGGCGATGATCAGCGGAACCGTGGCGAGCAGAGCGGCGACGGGCACGACGAGGATGTTCACGCCGTATCGCCGATCGCGCAGCCAGTAGGTGAGGCTCCGGGCCGCGATAGCGCCGGTCGGCGTGCCCGGGGTGACCGAGAACCATCCCATCGTGCCGCGCGCACGACCTGCGGTCGGACGATCGATCGTGCGCAGGCTCCGCGCGACGAGTGCGAACCACGCGGCGGTGAGCAGAGCGATCGTGGCGAGTGCGACGGCGACAGCGGTCGCGACCTCCCCGGTCTGCCCGGCGATGGCCGCGCCCGGGAGTCCCCACGCGGCGCCCACCGGGGTGAAGGTGAGTATCCACGCGGCGGCGGTGAGCTGCGACGGCACCCGGTCGCCCCAGTCGAGGGAGGCGAAGAACACGCCGACCGGCAGCACCACGACCAGGAGCGCGAGGATGAACAGCCCGGTCAGTTCGCGCGATCGACGCTCTCCGCCCAGTGCGGCAGCGACCGCCGCACCGACTCGCGCCAGCAGCAGGCAGATCAGAAAACCGAGCAGCGGACCCACGACCGCCCACGCCCCCGCTCCGCGCTCCGCCCACATGACGCCGATGGAGACCGAGATCGCGGCGAGGGCCAGCATGGGAACACTCACGACACTCGCAAGCAGGATGCTTCCGGCCAGCGGGCGGGGTGAGAGGCCGAACGTCACGAACCGCCGCGGATCGAGCGGATCGGAGGCGCCTGAGATCGGCGCCGCGAGGGCGTAGCCGACGGCGATCGCCGAGCCGCCCAGCACCGTCACCACGAACGCCGCGATGGCCGACACCGCGCCGAGCGCGGTGATGCCCCAGCAGACGACCCCGACACCGACGACGATCGCCAGGAAACCAGCGATGGCACGGAACCGTTCTCCGGGCTCGCCGCGGAGCGCACCGAGCAGCAGCGCGAACCTCAGTCGGAGAACGTGTGCAGCCACTCCAGGCCCTCCACCTCGTTCGATCCGCCGGTCAGCTGCAGGAAGCGCTCCTCGAGCGTGCGCTCACCACGGACCTCGTCGACCGTGCCCTCGGCGAGCACCTGGCCCGAGACGATCACCGCCACGCGGGTGCAGACGCGCTCGACAAGTTCCATTCCGTGGCTGGAGAGGAGCACGGTGCCGCCGTGATCGACGTAGGTGGAGAGGATGTCGAGGATGACGCCGCTCGAAACCGGATCGACGGCTTCGAAGGGCTCATCGAGCACGAGCAGGCGCGGCGAATGGATCATGGCTCCCGCCAGCATGACCTTCTTCGTCATGCCGGCCGAGTAATCCGACACCGGTCGCCCGAGCGCAGTCGTCAGGTCGAACGCCCGACCAAGATCGGCCACGCGGCGATCCACCGTCGACGAATCCAGACCGCGCAGCAAGCCGCTGTACGAGAGCAGCTGACGGCCGGTCAGCCGGTCGAACGTGCGGAGCCGGTCGGGAAGCACACCGATCAACCGCTTCGCCTGCCGCGGCTTCGCACGGGCATCGAGGCCTGCGATCCGTACGCTCCCCGCATCCGGGCGCAGCAGGCCCGCGATCATCGACAGCGTGGTCGTCTTTCCCGCGCCGTTCGGCCCCACCAGTCCGTAGAACGACCCCGCGGGTACGACGAGGTCGATACCGGCGACCGCCATCGTCGCCCCGAAGGACTTGCGCAGCCCCGACACTCGAAGCGCCGGCTCGCCGGCGGCGTCGGCCTCCGCATCGCGTTCTCTCGCGGCCGGCAATTCGGTCACCTCGGCGGCAGCCACGAAGGTGTCGTCGGATGCGGACTCCTCCGGTTCGGGGAGCGGCACGGGCTCGGGCTCGACGACGGGCTCGGGCTCGGCGACGGGCTCGGGCTCGGGCTCCGCGACGAGCTCTGGCTCAGGCTCCACGACGAGCTCAGGCTCCACGACGAGCTCAGGCTGTGGCTCGGGCTCAACGACAGGGTCCGGCTCCACGATCGGCTCGAGCTCCGGCTCGACGAGCGTTTCGGACTCGACCGCCGGTACCGCCTCGGCCGGGTTCTCTTCGGCTGGGCCCGGAACGGTGACGCGATCGAGGCGTTGAATCTCGACCGTGTCGTCCGGCTCGAGCTCGGGCTCGGGCTCACGCTTCGCCTCAACCGGCGCCGGCGTTGCGACGGCCGCGACGACGGCCGCAGGCAAGGGAGGAAGCGGCGGACGCGGGGGAAGCGGCGGACGCGGCGGGATCACGAAAGCATCGACGGGTGTCGACGGCGCATCCGCATCCGCATCCGCATCCGACGGTGCGACTGTCACCGCATCGCCCGGCCCGTCAACGCTCTCCGCCGGCGCGTCTGCGGCCACGGGGGCGGGCGCGGCAACAGGAGCGGAGTCGTTCGCAACGACCGGCTCATCGACGACCGCGTCGACGTTCGCCACGGATGCTGCGGCCGCAGGACGAGTCGCGGGCGTGCGCGGAGCGGCGGGCTTCTTCGTGGCGGCAGCGGGGCGCTTCGTTGCCGCGGGACGCTTGGGCGCGGGCTTCTTGGCACTCGCGGCGGCCGCGCCGGTGCGCGGGGTGCGAGCCGGAGCCCGACCGCCCGCGGCGGGGGTTCGCGGAGCACGCGGGGCGGGCTTCTTCCTCGGCTCCGGGGCGGCCGGAGCCGCCTCGGATTCGACACCCGGAACGCTCGGCGAAGCGGCCGAATCATCGGTCGTTGGCACGTCGGGGCCGGGAGTGGAATCGCTCACCGGTCCACGGTACCAACCTCGTCTGACACGTCCGTGTGCCGCCGCGACGATCGTCGTCCATTGTCACGAAACGGCAACGATAGCCACAGTTTCCACAGATTGCGGGGGTGCCCCGGTCGTTTACCAGGGCCTCTCGCTACCATGACAGAGGCACAAGGGGGTGTCTCGTCGGTGAACCGACCATGAACTTCCAGACTCCAGGAGCATCACATGCGACTTCAAACCGTCATTCTCGCCGCAGGAATGGGCTCGAGACTCGGCCGCAGCCTGCCCAAGCCTCTCACCGAGCTGAGCGACGGACGCAGCATCATGCGCCAGCAGCACGACAACATCCGCGCCGCGTTCGGTGACGACGCACGCATTACAACCGTCGTCGGCTACCGCGCCGAGACCGTCGTCGACGCCTTCCCCGACGCCGACTACGTCTACAACGAGCGCTACGACCAGACGAACACGTCCAAGAGCCTGCTGCGCGCGCTGTCGGCCACGGGCCGTGCCGGTGTTCTGTGGATGAACGGCGATGTCGTCTTCGACCCGCGCGTGCTGGGACGTGCCACCGAGCTCATCGAGCGCGAGCAGTCGTTCGTGACCGTCAACACCTCCAAGGTGAGCGACGAAGAGGTCAAGTACACGGTCACCGCCGAGGGCTTCATCAACGAACTCTCCAAGACCGTCCGCGGCGGCATCGGCGAGGCCGTCGGCATCAACTACATCTCACGCCGCGACAAGCGCGCGTTCATGCACCACCTCACGCGGGTCGGCGACCAGGATTACTTCGAGCGCGGCCTCGAACTGGCGATCCAGCACGACGGCCTCCTGCTGGAGCCGCTCGATATCTCCGACCTCTACGCGGTCGAGGTCGATTTCGCAGAAGACCTCGAGCGGGCCAACTTCTACGTCTGAGTCGCGTTCGGCGCAAGCCCGGCGCTCCCCCAGGACCGGTGCCTAGGATCACTCGGGTGACCCGCAAAGTTCATCGGATCCATTCGCTTCCCGAAGACGCACCGTGGACCGGCGGCCTTCCGCCGCAGGGTTCCGCCGAGCATCCCTTGACGGTGCGCGCACTCGATCGGGTACTCGCGGTGCAGCGGCCCGTCGTGCTGGCGCACCTCCGAAGCCTGCGGCTGCGGCATCCGGATGCCGCGACGGTCGACATCGTTCGGATGCTGGAACGCCGGTACCTCGCCGCGGTGACGACCGGCGGCGCCGCCGTCGGCGCGACCGCGGTCGTTCCGGTGATCGGGACGGGCGTGACGCTGGCGCTCAGCGGCGCCGAGACGCTCGGCTTCCTCGAGGCGACCACGCTGTTCGCGCAATCGGTCGCCGAGGTGCACGGCATCGCGGTGGAGAACCCCGATCGCGCTCGGGCACTGGTGCTGACACTGCTGCTCGGCAAAGAGGGCATCGACCTCGTCTCCCAGCTTGCCCGGCAGGCGAGCGGCCATGGCCCCGGTCGTGACGCGTACTGGGGTGAACTGATCACCAAGACGCTCCCCCGCGCCGCGATGGGGCCGCTGGTCGACCGCCTGAAGACATCGTTCGTGCACCGCTTCGCCGCGAAGGGCGGCGCCTCCTTCCTCGGTAAAGCGCTGCCGTTCGGGGTGGGCGCCGCGGTCGGCGGCGCCGGCAACCACATCCTCGGCCGTCGCGTGATCACGACGGCGCGACAGGCGTTCGGGATGCCGCCGCTGACCCTCCCCGCAGAACTCGAGCCGCTGCCGGGAGCATCGCCGATCGAGCGCATCGCCGGGACCGGGATCGTTCGGGCCGGCGGCGCGGTCGTGGGTGCGGTGGGCGCCGTCGCACGCGGGGCGGGCAGGGCGGCACGCGGTGTCGGTTCGGCCGGGCGACGCACCGGCGACGCGATCGGTGGCAGCGCACGCCGCGCGCTGGGACGCGGGCACCAGAACGGCGACGACGACACGGATGCCGATCCCGACGCGGACTCCGCCGCTATCGGAACGCCCGCGCCCTAAGCGTCGGCGTCGAGCTCCGCCTCGTCCTCGCCCTCATCGGGTACACGCGCGTTCCACGTCTCCCACTCGTCCATGAGGCCGTGGATAGCGGCGTGGAAGCGTGCGGTCGGCGCACCCGGCGAGGTGTCGCCGAAGTAGTGCTCGACCCAGTACGCGAGGCGCGATACGGCCTCCGGGTCGTCCAGAACGCGATCGGTCTGCGCGATGACGTCCGCGGCGGCATCCGCGTCCAACCAGTCGCACGCGGACAGGTAGCCGTGCGTGTCGACGAGCGCCGCCGGATGTGCGGGGCGCGTGATCATCAGCGGACGATCCGCCGCCAGACGGTCGTAGACCATTGCGGAGATGTCGACGATCGCGACATCCGCCGACGCGAGTTGCCACCCGAGATCCGGGCCGTCGTCGAACACGTGCTGCGCGGCGGGGTCTGCGGCGTTCGCCGCCGCGATCGCCGCGATGATCCGTGCGTTCGCCGCACCGTATTGTGCGTCGACGACACCGCTCCGCGGATGGGGGCGATAGATCAGACGATGCCGGGGGGAGGCGAGGAGCGTCGCCGCGAGCGCTTCACCGTGTGACACGATCGAGCCGTAGAGCGCGGACGGCCGGTCGCCCTCCCAGGTCGGGGCGTACAGCACCACCGTGCGATCGTCGGGCGTGTAGGGCAGCGCGCCCGAGTAGTGGTCCGCCTGCGGACGCCCGATGGGGATGGCCCGCGTGTCGAGGTCATAGTCCCAGAGCACTCGCGACAGGCGCTCGCGCGCCGCATCTCCGGCGATCAAGGCGTAGTCGTACGCCTTGAACTGGTTCGTGGTCATGTACATCTTGTCGGACTCGCCGTGGTTGATGAAGACGTGCCAGCGACGCCCGTATCGGAACATCTGGAAGTTGCGGGTGTTCTGATTCACGTACAGGACCACCCGGATGTCCTGGGTGGCGACGTAGCGCTCGAGGTCGCGAACGGTCGGAACGAAGGCGACGGGCAGGCCCGATTCTTCGACCAGCGCTCGCGCGCCCGTGGCCACGCGGCTCAGCACGACGACCGGCCAGGTCTCGGCGAGTTCCGCGAGCGGCTTGTACCACTGACGCA
It includes:
- a CDS encoding nicotinate phosphoribosyltransferase, giving the protein MPASTALLTDRYELTMLEAALRDGTATRRCVFELFGRRLPGGRRFGVLAGTGRLLGMLEDFRFGDDELRYLRDHGIVDAASLAYLESFRFTGSITGYREGELYFPGSPVLTVEGTFIEAVVLETLALSVLNHDSAVATAAARMSIAAGDRPLAEMGSRRASEHSAVAAARAAYIAGFDATSNLEAGRVWDVPTMGTAAHAWTLLHDSEEEAFRSQIAAQGLGTTLLVDTYDIRRGVETAIRVAGPGLGGVRIDSGDLPVVAAEVRALLDGLGATGTRITVTSDLDEYAIAALAASPVDAYGVGTSVVTGSGSPTAGMVYKLVARQGADGGWVAVAKASAEKASTGGRKAAFRRLVGGVATEETIVVADGFEPMETAAQHPDARPLQVTFVQGGEIDTEFTGPAGVRAARTHHRVARAELPVQAQGLSRSDPAIPTVFV
- a CDS encoding DUF3039 domain-containing protein, with amino-acid sequence MSTPLDSPDQGGIATLDRELEELIREESIEPGDHERFSHYVKKEKILESALSGKPVRALCGKKWTPGRDPEKFPICPECKEIYESLQF
- a CDS encoding ATP-binding cassette domain-containing protein: MSDSTPGPDVPTTDDSAASPSVPGVESEAAPAAPEPRKKPAPRAPRTPAAGGRAPARTPRTGAAAASAKKPAPKRPAATKRPAAATKKPAAPRTPATRPAAAASVANVDAVVDEPVVANDSAPVAAPAPVAADAPAESVDGPGDAVTVAPSDADADADAPSTPVDAFVIPPRPPLPPRPPLPPLPAAVVAAVATPAPVEAKREPEPELEPDDTVEIQRLDRVTVPGPAEENPAEAVPAVESETLVEPELEPIVEPDPVVEPEPQPELVVEPELVVEPEPELVAEPEPEPVAEPEPVVEPEPVPLPEPEESASDDTFVAAAEVTELPAARERDAEADAAGEPALRVSGLRKSFGATMAVAGIDLVVPAGSFYGLVGPNGAGKTTTLSMIAGLLRPDAGSVRIAGLDARAKPRQAKRLIGVLPDRLRTFDRLTGRQLLSYSGLLRGLDSSTVDRRVADLGRAFDLTTALGRPVSDYSAGMTKKVMLAGAMIHSPRLLVLDEPFEAVDPVSSGVILDILSTYVDHGGTVLLSSHGMELVERVCTRVAVIVSGQVLAEGTVDEVRGERTLEERFLQLTGGSNEVEGLEWLHTFSD
- a CDS encoding phosphocholine cytidylyltransferase family protein, whose protein sequence is MRLQTVILAAGMGSRLGRSLPKPLTELSDGRSIMRQQHDNIRAAFGDDARITTVVGYRAETVVDAFPDADYVYNERYDQTNTSKSLLRALSATGRAGVLWMNGDVVFDPRVLGRATELIEREQSFVTVNTSKVSDEEVKYTVTAEGFINELSKTVRGGIGEAVGINYISRRDKRAFMHHLTRVGDQDYFERGLELAIQHDGLLLEPLDISDLYAVEVDFAEDLERANFYV
- a CDS encoding CDP-glycerol glycerophosphotransferase family protein, producing MGWASDLRAASGLLRKALDNRRAVQQVRRRLAASPHPTGRYQVAVYFADGAVNMYQMRQWYKPLAELAETWPVVVLSRVATGARALVEESGLPVAFVPTVRDLERYVATQDIRVVLYVNQNTRNFQMFRYGRRWHVFINHGESDKMYMTTNQFKAYDYALIAGDAARERLSRVLWDYDLDTRAIPIGRPQADHYSGALPYTPDDRTVVLYAPTWEGDRPSALYGSIVSHGEALAATLLASPRHRLIYRPHPRSGVVDAQYGAANARIIAAIAAANAADPAAQHVFDDGPDLGWQLASADVAIVDISAMVYDRLAADRPLMITRPAHPAALVDTHGYLSACDWLDADAAADVIAQTDRVLDDPEAVSRLAYWVEHYFGDTSPGAPTARFHAAIHGLMDEWETWNARVPDEGEDEAELDADA